CTTTGGATTAATTACTGAAGATCTTTTACCGATTTAAATGATTTTGAAGCAACATGCACATGGCTAATGAGCTATAAAGTCTTCCTATGCTCACAAATGAAACACGAGCCTGCATATTAACAGTACATAAATAATACACAAAACCATAGGGATAAAACTGTAACCTGCGAACCACTACTGGGAATTGTTTTCAGACATTTGATTCCAATGGCTTAGGAAGCAGTGGAGTGGGGTCTAAAAAAAACTTGGTTCTCGTTTACATTCTAGGCAATGTGCCTTTAGCTGCCCAGCAAGGATATTTATAGCTACTTACATTTCAAAGAAACCTCTACCTCTCTTGTTATGAATGCTCAGtgtttgaaaaaaaacaaaatggccagtTTGAGAAGTGAGTTGAGCAACCTGGGGAATGGAATTAGTTTAACACAaacattgctggaaaaactcaggtctgacagcatctgtggagagaaagacagagttaacgttgagtccatatgactcttcagagttctgaagaactctgtctttctctccacaggtgctgtcagatctgagtttttcaagcaaatttgtttttgtttcagatttccagcatctgcagtattttgcttttatctgaatgGAATTAGTTCATTATCTGCCCACATCGTCAAATGACAAGGATATGTTGAATGGTTAAAATAACAGATATACTAAGCAATAGAATTAAAAGtactgaggaagagatggagattcTTACATGTGCTTTCTTGCGCAACAAAAATTTATTCTCTATTTCGTGCTCAGCTCCTTTCTCTGTGCCCTCGGGTGCAGTGTTGACAGGAGTTTCTGACCTCAGGGCTTCAACTGACTTAACAGGATTGTCGACAGGGAGCTCTGGCTCTTTTGCGGACTTTGATTGGGGATACAGCAACCACTGGTCTAAATCGGTCTTCTGCTGCTCTGTATCGCGTTTGCTTGGCTGGCCTGTCTGCACGCCATTCTTGTCTCTCCCTGCTTGTTTAAGTAGCCACTCGTTGACCGCCTCTTTTTCACAACTCCGGCCGCACACGCACTCCGAGAAGCTGCTACACTGCTCGTTGGCTTTACACACGTCTGCCACTCGGATTGGTGGCTGAAGGCAGCGGGAATTGTTTGGTGAAGCAGGCGATGGTTTCTTGGCACTATGGTGCTCATTCAGGCACTTAAGCTTGCCAAGGTTTTCGATCTCTACTGCTTTCTTCTGAACACTACAGCAGCTACCACAGGATTCAGCCTTGCTAGGCTTCAAAAGCCACTCGCTGGTGGTATACTTTTCTCTGAAAGGCTGAGTTATGGATTTCCATTTGTCTTCATTGGTGCTGCCACTACTTGCTTTTTCAGAACGTGCATTCTTCACTTCAGTGACACTCATTTTTCCAGAAGATGGGCTCACTTCTTCCATTTCTTGGTCCACAACCTCCATGTCAAATTCTCCTATTAGCTCAAAGGTGGAAGAACCATCAGATGACTCGGAATGCTTGCGTGGAGGGGTATCGCTCCTGGATTTCTGCTTCTCGGGAAGTAGCCAGTGCTCAAGACCCTGACGATGACCCCAGGCTTGCAATTTATAGTAATTCATATCGACTGGATTCTCATGAGTGGAATTAGGGCATTGCTGTGGAGTGGTCTTCTCAGTTACGTCAACATTCTGCTTGCTGGAAAGCAGCCAGTGCTCCAGGCCCTGCCGATGACCCCAGGCCTGCATCCTATAGTAGTCTGGATCTTTTGGGTTCAGGTTACAGTTGGTGGAGGTTTGAGTATATTGTTGAGCAGCAACGTTCTCAGCTGGCTGATTCTTTTGCTTGTTAGGAAGTAGCCAGTTTTCAGGGCCCTGTTGATGCCCCCAGGCTGGCAATTTGTAGGGGTCGGAATCCTTTGCACTGGGACTTGGTGGTGATCCCTATGGAAAAATTCAACATAGCGGTCAATTTCAGATATTTCCAATGCAGAATATCACCCAGACGTCAGTACTGAATCCCAACATTAATccattccagagatccccacacACATGAGCCAAGCATAGAATTCCAAGTATACCTATGCATTACCCATAAACCATCTTCCATGTATCTCATGGGGCTGCCTCCTTCAGCAGGCTTATAGTCCCAGATAGGCCTATATGAACATCTACTCAGCTCCAGGGGAGGTCCACAACCAGGATCAATATAAGCTTGCAAAAATAACTTGCTAATGACATGCAAAGTTATGCTGTTGGTGCTGAATCCATTCTGCAGTATAAACAGGTCAATTTACCTTCCAGACCATTCGACAGGGGTGAGCATTAATGCTCAATTGCATCCCCCATTTAAAAAATCAGTAAGTGAAAGATTGTCACCCAATTGTAGAATTAACAAGAAATTACATTAAagatgttacataaatgcaataaaacattccaaggatcGCCACAGGGGacattatatatttttaaaaaccacaCAGCCACAAAAGGAAATAGTAGGGCAAataacaaaagcttggtcaaagaggtaggttttaagtagtGTCATAGAAGAGGAAAGCGAGATAGGGAGGCAGTGTTTATGGAGTGAATTCCAAGAGCaggtgaaggcacagccaccgaagatggggcaattaaaattggggatgataCTGAAGCCCAGATTATAGCAGCACAGGTCTCGGAGGGGCAAAGccagaggggtttgaaaacaaggaaaggAACATTAAAATCAAAGCACTGCCTAACCAGGTGCTCACATAGCACAGTGTGcacagggctgatggattaatggGACTCAGTaaaagttaggacacaggcagttGAGTTTCGCAGTTGTTGAACATGGGAGGCTAACCAGCAGTGCAATAGTGAACACCAGAGGCAACAAAAAGGCATGGATCAAGGTTTCAGAAGTAGATGAGCCTAAGGCAGGGTTGCAAATGGGTGATGTTACTGAAGAGGAAATAGATGGTCTGTGATAACGTGGATGTGTGGTCGAAAGTTCATCCTGGGGTCAAATCTATAGTTTTAAATTAGTTACAGATAAGTATCTAATAATGAGCATTATCACTTGATAAATTGCCCTGGTAATTAATGATTAAATGGATCAGAGTTCAAGGATGTATAATCACATATCAGCACTTGAAAACCTTTTGAGTAAGCAAAAACATTTGCCTAATAATGTACTTTAACACCTACAgaatctcatcccattttattTCACTATTAAAGCAATACAGATTAAAACAGGGGGaagaggaggcagggtcactggaCTACTGCTGTAGATAACCAGGGTAATGGGGTCCTGCGTttgagtcccaccatggcagatagtgaaatttgatttcaataaaaatgaccatgaagccattgtcaatagccgtaaaaacccatctggttcattaatgtcccttagggaaggaaatctgccaaccttacctggtctggcttacatgtgactccagtctcacagcaaatgtggttgactcttaaatgccctctgaaatagcctaggaagccactcagttctcaagggcaattagggatgggcaataaatgctggcccagccagcgacgcccacgtcccataaacaaataaaaaaattctaCACTAAAGAAAACGGCAACATGCAAATTTACATCAAGTTAAAAGCAGCTTTAGCCTCAGTAGCTAAAGAACGATATTAACTGATGTTCTTCAGCACTTCCAATTTAAGCACTGTAGCAAACAGTTACGTCTTTGATTTCAAACCAGTCAGCTTTTTAGGTTACCCTTGGATTAGAAGCAATATAAAACACGCTTTATTTCACTTGCCTTCAAGCAttgacaatgttagaaatgcaggtccctttaacAGCAAACCAGGGCAAGCTTCAGAATGAATTGTGATGTGGtgctcattgaagcctgtactTAAGAGCTAGGTTTTCCCCCTGTAGAGGGGTTTTTGCTTCTCGACAGGGAAAGGATCCCAAAGAGAAGagtggaaactggtatttgtactgttgtgattcacagaatgtcttctgctgcctgatttgGTAAATTAATATCCATCTACTAAACAAGCATTTCCGTAACCCTCTAACTTTATAATCTAACGTGTGAAGCACAGAACTGGAGGCATTTTCTCTTAAGCACATCTAACTAAATTTTATATCAAAGATGAACATTATAGCTTGATAAATTGTCCTGCTAATTAATGATTAGAAGGACCAGAGTTCAAGGATGTATAATCACCTATCAGCAAATCTTATATCAAAGTCCTGGACAACTGATCAAGAGCCACACGCTACATTTTCATTGGCACTGTGAAACATCACTCTGCAATGGTCCACCAGAAAATCTACAATGTTGGACAGAAATACAAATGGATTCTTTCACTCAAGCTTTAGTGCCTTTAAATTAAAAAAGGAGCCATCCGCATCACAATTACTCTTGAATTCAAAAGATTAGGTTAGTTCAGAGTGTCAATTATATAgaattagatttaaaaaaaagaaagcaaGTGAATTACAGCCTTCACTGACCTCAATACAAACAGTTCCACAAATGTCACAATTAAAGTTCAAGATGCTTTCTGCACATACCAATAAATCAAATCGGTGCTATTTGTGACAGGAGGAGGCAAACTCATTTTCATATTGTGCAAAGTTCTTAATTCGTTATCTCAAGTTGTTCCtggcagtgacagacatttgaCAAGCAGTACTAGCAAGCTATGTAGAAATAGTGGGAACACAAACCACTTGACCCTAAATGGAAAACTCTAATCATCAGTACTCAGAATTTATAGTTCCAGGCAGTCTATCGATACCCACCTGGCCAGACTGTTTCAGGAGACAATCTTGCAGGTTCAAGATTGGCATCCGCACAGGAGGGGGACTACGCAACCAGTCAGCAAGTGGGCATTCCTTCCCATTGGGGAATGATTTCTGTAAGAAGAAAGCCAGCATTAGTACTACTTCATTAAGTGAAGGATATAAAGTCAGACAGCAGCAGTGCACAACATACGGTTCATGGCATAGCCCAATGCTCCAGGCTGTCATGTATGCAGCATGCTGCACAAATGCagaggaaaaataaacatacggCTCAACATGTGGATGGAACATCGAGATCACTGGTCATTTACCATGGGAGCAGAACAGACACTACTTTTCTCACAAGCTGAGACCTACAACAAGGTGAATGAAGTGCACAACATACTCAGTCCACAGTGTACACGCCACCAAATAAGCCCCACAATATGCTCAAATGTGCCAAGAACACATTACAGCCCTAAGGGTAAAGCTGAATATCACTGTGCATAGTTCTATAATGCCACAAATTTTACACGCATGCAAAGCCAAAATTCAGTGGTGAAAGCATTTACATATTTTGCTTTATGCAACATCTGCTTAATTACAAAACATTAATACTGTACATGTAATTAAGGCCAATGAGTTTCAGAGAGCTAACAGTGTTATAAAGATCAAAGTCACAACTAAAAGAGACCAAAATCAAGGGCTTTTGACATGAAAGTGAGCAAATAAATTCATCATCATTCGGGTAATAAACGTCCTTGCTATGAACTATTACAAAGCAGCCAATACTTCAGAAAACCTGTCACATCTGGATTTAAATTGGCACATAGAACTTCCCAAACATTTAGCAACAGTACAGATAATGGAAGTTTAAAGTGTGACCCTTTGAGAACTACAAATTTCACCAAAAGTGGAACGGCCTTTCAATTGTTATACGAAAGACCAACAAAGCCTGATTTTATATTCAAACCCTGCTGGAATTTCACTTCAATTCCTATGCGTTCTCAGCGCTGTGTGGAGTCTTCATGCAACTATTGGCATTATTACTGGTTTATACATATATTCCAGAAAGTGGTAAAATAGTGCAGCTTTCAAACAATACAAAGCACAGTACATCAGGCTTAAAATCAGTTCACTTTGAACTGCAAGGGACTTGACAAGctacattttaaaagtaaaaaGGCTTACCTTTGTCAGCAGTGGAACAAAGCAGTAATCCagatcagctgccatggtgcaaGAACTCGTGCACTCTGTCTCTGAAACCTACACCAGATCAGACATAATTCTTATGATTCC
The DNA window shown above is from Carcharodon carcharias isolate sCarCar2 chromosome 28, sCarCar2.pri, whole genome shotgun sequence and carries:
- the ncoa4 gene encoding nuclear receptor coactivator 4 isoform X2, giving the protein MNPTHNQGGESTNFQPKDLITNCMQAKRDLEMAISSIIKAEQEIKANSKEVKFQIHSCISRHLECLRSREVYLLEQIDLVQQLKEEALQQQIQQLYWLLGQFNCLIHQLEHPQSNLPTDQIITCLERLKNLTLKPEESPTLNFEADIPSLRQAITSFGAIKTLVSETECTSSCTMAADLDYCFVPLLTKKSFPNGKECPLADWLRSPPPVRMPILNLQDCLLKQSGQGSPPSPSAKDSDPYKLPAWGHQQGPENWLLPNKQKNQPAENVAAQQYTQTSTNCNLNPKDPDYYRMQAWGHRQGLEHWLLSSKQNVDVTEKTTPQQCPNSTHENPVDMNYYKLQAWGHRQGLEHWLLPEKQKSRSDTPPRKHSESSDGSSTFELIGEFDMEVVDQEMEEVSPSSGKMSVTEVKNARSEKASSGSTNEDKWKSITQPFREKYTTSEWLLKPSKAESCGSCCSVQKKAVEIENLGKLKCLNEHHSAKKPSPASPNNSRCLQPPIRVADVCKANEQCSSFSECVCGRSCEKEAVNEWLLKQAGRDKNGVQTGQPSKRDTEQQKTDLDQWLLYPQSKSAKEPELPVDNPVKSVEALRSETPVNTAPEGTEKGAEHEIENKFLLRKKAHELNGIPEVSSLLSNLNLAVDREKLPAKEQPVSFGNLFAHFREPFDREKWLYKGARRL
- the ncoa4 gene encoding nuclear receptor coactivator 4 isoform X1 codes for the protein MNPTHNQGGESTNFQPKDLITNCMQAKRDLEMAISSIIKAEQEIKANSKEVKFQIHSCISRHLECLRSREVYLLEQIDLVQQLKEEALQQQIQQLYWLLGQFNCLIHQLEHPQSNLPTDQIITCLERLKNLTLKPEESPTLNFEADIPSLRQAITSFGAIKTLVSETECTSSCTMAADLDYCFVPLLTKKSFPNGKECPLADWLRSPPPVRMPILNLQDCLLKQSGQGSPPSPSAKDSDPYKLPAWGHQQGPENWLLPNKQKNQPAENVAAQQYTQTSTNCNLNPKDPDYYRMQAWGHRQGLEHWLLSSKQNVDVTEKTTPQQCPNSTHENPVDMNYYKLQAWGHRQGLEHWLLPEKQKSRSDTPPRKHSESSDGSSTFELIGEFDMEVVDQEMEEVSPSSGKMSVTEVKNARSEKASSGSTNEDKWKSITQPFREKYTTSEWLLKPSKAESCGSCCSVQKKAVEIENLGKLKCLNEHHSAKKPSPASPNNSRCLQPPIRVADVCKANEQCSSFSECVCGRSCEKEAVNEWLLKQAGRDKNGVQTGQPSKRDTEQQKTDLDQWLLYPQSKSAKEPELPVDNPVKSVEALRSETPVNTAPEGTEKGAEHEIENKFLLRKKAHELNGIPEVSSLLSNLNLAVDREKLPAKEQPVSFGNLFAHFREPFDREKWLYKGARRIEQGPQGAYIPKISADC